In Thermoflexus hugenholtzii JAD2, a single window of DNA contains:
- a CDS encoding Uma2 family endonuclease, whose amino-acid sequence MELIEGELVTMSPIGSRHAATVARLTALLFPIRGRGILWVQNPIRLGAHSEPQPDVALLRYRPDFYASAHPGPEDVLLVVEVAETSADYDRSV is encoded by the coding sequence GTGGAGCTCATCGAAGGAGAACTCGTCACCATGAGCCCCATCGGAAGCCGACACGCCGCAACCGTGGCGCGACTCACCGCCCTGCTTTTCCCCATAAGGGGTCGAGGGATCCTCTGGGTTCAAAACCCCATCCGCCTGGGAGCCCATTCGGAGCCGCAGCCGGACGTGGCGCTGCTCCGCTATCGTCCTGACTTCTATGCCTCCGCCCACCCCGGGCCTGAGGACGTCCTCCTGGTGGTGGAGGTGGCCGAAACCTCCGCCGACTATGACCGCTCCGTC